One window of the Rufibacter radiotolerans genome contains the following:
- a CDS encoding cellulase family glycosylhydrolase translates to MTTPVRAVKQTIKKGPFWFILFLLVLGTVLNAHAQEAPFRKGVNLTGWFQANSAKEISFSRYTRQDFEQIKSLGVDVIRLPINLHGMTKGAPNYTLDPLFLTFLDEAIGWAEALDLHLILDNHSFDPLDNTQPDIELILEKVWPQMARRYRDRSDKIYYEILNEPHGIADATWGAIQGRIIQAIRKEDTRHTLIVGPSNFNSYANLAQLPAYPDNKLIYTFHFYDPFLFTHQGASWVAPSMVPLANMPFPYRAPDMPGLPANFRGSWMESAYNNYAQDGTVAKVKQLLDIAAQFKQTRKVPLFCGEFGVFMPNSRPTDRVFWYDTVRRYLEEKGIAWTSWDYHGEFGLFSPGGSDQFQHDLNVPLLQALGFTVPTQTPFVKQPETAGFALYSDYLGRGIMNASYGNGPIDFYFDQKPNNGRYSLLWTGADQYSSIVFDFKPDKDLSTLKQQGYALDFMFRGTAPATSVDIRFIDTKTTAANDHPWRSRVTLNAQSVPFDGRWHHVRLPLSSFTEQGSWDNNAWHNPEGKFDWANIDKMEITAEHGALGQAKLWFDNIYLSNQDTAQVHDPTVLGVENLRSSVSPVKVHPNPASGYLLLETSLPGNLAVEMSNGVGAVIYQNRFQQPLKISTASFPAGTYLLKVTQPNGQYAIHKVLVQR, encoded by the coding sequence ATGACAACACCTGTACGCGCAGTAAAACAAACCATAAAGAAAGGCCCGTTCTGGTTCATCCTTTTTCTGTTAGTACTAGGCACCGTGCTAAACGCCCACGCCCAGGAGGCCCCCTTCAGGAAAGGGGTGAATCTTACGGGCTGGTTTCAGGCCAACAGTGCGAAGGAGATTTCCTTTTCACGCTACACCAGGCAAGACTTTGAGCAAATCAAAAGCCTTGGGGTTGATGTAATCCGGTTGCCCATTAACCTACACGGCATGACCAAAGGGGCGCCAAATTACACCCTGGACCCGCTGTTCCTCACTTTCCTGGATGAGGCCATTGGCTGGGCCGAGGCCCTGGATCTGCATCTCATTCTGGACAACCACTCCTTTGATCCCCTTGATAACACGCAGCCTGATATAGAGTTGATACTGGAGAAGGTCTGGCCCCAGATGGCGCGGCGCTACAGAGACCGGTCAGACAAGATCTATTACGAGATTCTGAATGAACCCCATGGCATTGCCGATGCCACCTGGGGCGCCATCCAGGGCCGTATTATCCAGGCCATCCGGAAGGAAGACACCAGGCACACGCTTATTGTAGGCCCTTCTAATTTTAACAGCTACGCCAACCTGGCCCAGCTGCCCGCGTACCCAGACAACAAGCTTATCTACACGTTCCACTTTTATGACCCGTTTCTCTTCACCCACCAGGGAGCCAGTTGGGTAGCGCCCTCTATGGTGCCGCTGGCCAACATGCCCTTCCCCTACCGCGCCCCGGACATGCCCGGCCTACCGGCTAACTTCAGGGGTTCCTGGATGGAAAGTGCCTATAACAACTATGCCCAGGACGGCACGGTGGCCAAGGTGAAACAACTTTTAGACATTGCCGCCCAGTTTAAGCAAACCCGGAAAGTACCCCTTTTCTGCGGCGAGTTTGGCGTGTTCATGCCCAACAGTCGGCCCACCGACCGCGTGTTCTGGTATGACACCGTGCGCCGCTACCTGGAGGAAAAGGGCATTGCATGGACTAGTTGGGATTACCACGGCGAGTTCGGGTTGTTTTCCCCCGGCGGCTCAGACCAGTTCCAGCATGATTTGAACGTGCCCCTGCTCCAGGCCCTGGGCTTTACCGTTCCAACCCAAACACCCTTCGTGAAGCAGCCCGAAACTGCCGGCTTCGCCCTCTACTCAGATTACCTGGGCCGGGGAATCATGAATGCCAGCTACGGAAATGGCCCGATAGACTTTTACTTTGACCAGAAACCCAACAATGGCCGTTACAGCCTGCTCTGGACCGGCGCCGACCAATACAGCAGCATCGTCTTTGACTTTAAACCAGACAAAGATCTGTCCACCTTAAAGCAGCAAGGATACGCCCTGGATTTCATGTTCCGGGGCACGGCGCCGGCCACCAGCGTAGACATCCGGTTCATTGACACCAAAACCACGGCGGCCAACGACCACCCCTGGCGCTCCCGCGTGACCCTCAATGCCCAGTCTGTTCCCTTTGACGGCCGCTGGCACCATGTACGCCTGCCTCTGAGTTCTTTCACAGAACAAGGTTCCTGGGACAACAACGCTTGGCATAACCCCGAGGGTAAGTTTGACTGGGCTAACATTGACAAAATGGAGATTACCGCCGAACACGGCGCCCTGGGCCAGGCCAAACTCTGGTTTGACAACATTTACCTTTCCAACCAGGACACGGCCCAGGTCCATGACCCTACGGTATTGGGGGTGGAAAACCTTAGGTCTTCGGTATCTCCGGTGAAAGTGCACCCCAACCCTGCTTCCGGGTACCTGCTCCTAGAAACTTCCTTGCCGGGCAACCTGGCGGTAGAGATGAGCAATGGCGTAGGCGCCGTGATATACCAAAACCGGTTTCAGCAGCCGCTTAAAATTTCAACTGCTTCTTTTCCTGCCGGGACCTACCTGCTCAAGGTGACCCAGCCCAACGGGCAATACGCTATCCATAAAGTGCTGGTGCAGCGGTAG